In Peromyscus eremicus chromosome X, PerEre_H2_v1, whole genome shotgun sequence, the sequence CAGACGCTCTCGCCAGGCGTACACAGCCTCTCGGGCGTCCCGAGCAGACAAGTGGAAGGGCCGATCGGCGCCGTAGGCTGAGCCGCGTGTCATGTTGAACGCGAAGGCATCAAGCGGGGCGAGCGCCCGCAGCCCAGAGAAGCGCAGCAGGCGGCGCAGCTGGGCTTGCGGCTGCCACACCAGGTCCTCATAGCGCAGCCTCAGGTAGCGACGCCTCAGCCAAGTGGGCGCGCCACGCGCGAATAGCAGGTCGCGCAGCCAGGCCTCACAGATCACCTCGAGCGCGCTGGTTAAGAAGAAATCGGCTCGCGGCGCGGAGGGCAGCGCTCGGGTCTGGCCTCCTGGACGGGCACCCACGCCGTGCGCCAGAAGCACCCGGTGGAAGCGGTCCCCCCTCTGGCGCGTGCGTAGCACCTGGATGCTCTCGCGCAGCAGCCCGTGCCTCGATTTGAGACGAGAGTTGTGCACCGCCCGCGGGTCACGGAAGAGCTGCACCACCTTTAGGTTGAGGCCGGGGTCACGGAGCAGGGGCACCAGTACGCCCAGGTCGAGCAGCCGGACGTCCTTGATGACCACCACCGGGTACTTGCGGCACTCGGCCTCCAGGGCGCGAAGCGGCACGGGCGGGCAGCTACTTTCGCAGGCTTTGTCCTCGACGAGGCCCACCTCGGAGCGAGCGCGGGGCGCGGCAGGGCACAGCGGCGGCGAGCAGATGACCTTATTGGTCCGCCAGCGGAAGAGCATGGCTGTAGTGAGGTTGGCCGAGTCCGGTGCTCCCGCTGTGGGGTCCCCGGACTGCGCGTACAGCCGCAGCACGGAGAAGTCACAGCGGAAGAGGGAGCGCAGCATGTCTCTAAGCGCGCCTTGCAGGCTCTCAGCGTCGCCCGGATACAGCGCCTGCCACAGATGCCACATAGGCTCATACAAGTAGAAAACGTCCGGGTGCTGGTTGAAGAGTTCGCCTAGAAAGGATGAGCCGGTACGCCAGGTGGCATGCACATAGATGTGTTGCTTCTCCTGGGCCACCGCCTCACCGACTGCGCTGAGGTTGCCTGGGGACCCAGGGGATCTACCCGCATCTCCTTCGGCCCTGGACCCCACCTCCGCGCCCTGCTCACGCTCTCCAGCCGCCGCCGCCTCCAAGCTCCACACGCCCAGGCTGCGCTGCAGGCCGGGGCAGTGCCTGACGCCCTTGTCCTGCTCGCTGCCACTGTCCAGTACAGAGGGGACAAGCAGTAGCAGAAGCGTGTACAGCACCAAGAGCAGCGTGAACTTGCAGTACTCtcggcgccgccgccgccggccctTCATAGTTCACCGAGACCCCTCCCCTCCACCTCGCCCAGGGTAGAGCAGGCGCCTAGCggttctctcctctgccttcGAAATTCCACCCAGAGTCCGCGGCTCCCGCCTCTTCGGGTCGCTCTGAACTGGGTGGAGCGGAGCCCGGGGCGGTACATCCACTAGAGGAAACTTGGGAGGCGG encodes:
- the Chst7 gene encoding carbohydrate sulfotransferase 7 codes for the protein MKGRRRRRREYCKFTLLLVLYTLLLLLVPSVLDSGSEQDKGVRHCPGLQRSLGVWSLEAAAAGEREQGAEVGSRAEGDAGRSPGSPGNLSAVGEAVAQEKQHIYVHATWRTGSSFLGELFNQHPDVFYLYEPMWHLWQALYPGDAESLQGALRDMLRSLFRCDFSVLRLYAQSGDPTAGAPDSANLTTAMLFRWRTNKVICSPPLCPAAPRARSEVGLVEDKACESSCPPVPLRALEAECRKYPVVVIKDVRLLDLGVLVPLLRDPGLNLKVVQLFRDPRAVHNSRLKSRHGLLRESIQVLRTRQRGDRFHRVLLAHGVGARPGGQTRALPSAPRADFFLTSALEVICEAWLRDLLFARGAPTWLRRRYLRLRYEDLVWQPQAQLRRLLRFSGLRALAPLDAFAFNMTRGSAYGADRPFHLSARDAREAVYAWRERLSQEQVRQVEAACAPAMRLLAYPRSRDKGDVETVREGETPLETKANWAT